A region of Candidatus Syntrophosphaera sp. DNA encodes the following proteins:
- a CDS encoding transposase gives MFITYRLKFTLPSKIMEEFARRRQEWLKEWENALPEDKQAAKVREAGLRFAWFDELLDKSFEVPGFLQSQEITDIIATAFQHFNGLRYRLIAYCVMPNHVHALILPLQDAEGNSFSPARIIYGWKRYTANRINRSLGRTGSLWQKESYDHVVRDEKEMINVTEYIIQNPVRAGLVKNWEEWPGTWIAEDLRPECVL, from the coding sequence TTGTTCATCACCTACAGGCTCAAGTTCACCCTTCCCAGCAAAATCATGGAGGAGTTTGCCCGGCGCAGGCAGGAATGGCTGAAGGAATGGGAAAACGCTCTGCCCGAGGACAAGCAAGCTGCGAAAGTCAGGGAAGCCGGGCTGCGTTTTGCCTGGTTCGACGAGCTGCTGGATAAATCTTTTGAAGTGCCAGGATTCCTGCAGAGCCAGGAGATCACGGATATCATCGCCACGGCTTTCCAGCACTTCAACGGACTGCGCTACCGGCTGATCGCGTATTGCGTCATGCCCAACCATGTGCATGCCCTCATTCTGCCTCTACAAGACGCAGAGGGAAACAGCTTTTCCCCCGCGCGAATAATCTATGGCTGGAAAAGGTACACGGCAAACCGGATCAACCGGTCGTTGGGAAGAACCGGCAGCCTTTGGCAGAAAGAGAGCTACGACCATGTGGTAAGGGACGAAAAGGAAATGATTAATGTTACCGAGTACATTATCCAGAATCCGGTGAGGGCGGGATTGGTAAAGAATTGGGAGGAATGGCCCGGTACCTGGATAGCTGAGGACTTGAGGCCAGAGTGTGTTCTGTAG